A window of Bacillota bacterium genomic DNA:
GGCCAAGATCCAACTGATCAGCCAGAGGACCGAGGCCTCGCGGGCGCCCCGTTCTTTGTAGATCACCGTCACCGAGGCGATGCAGGGGACGAAGAGAGTGATCGTGACCGCCGCGACCAGCCGCTGAGCCGCGCTCAGGTCGAGGCTGTAAAGGCCGGCCGCGCCGAAGTCGCGCCGGATGATCCCCATGATGAAGGCGTCCGCCGCCTGCCTCGGGAGGTGCAGCCAGCCCTGGGTGACCGGGGCGAAGAGGGCCTGGATCCGGGGGAG
This region includes:
- a CDS encoding nucleoside recognition domain-containing protein, producing LPRIQALFAPVTQGWLHLPRQAADAFIMGIIRRDFGAAGLYSLDLSAAQRLVAAVTITLFVPCIASVTVIYKERGAREASVLWLISWILALAAGGLVALGLRLAGSWR